In a genomic window of Dissulfuribacter thermophilus:
- the hslV gene encoding ATP-dependent protease subunit HslV: MHGTTVIAVRRKNSLVLASDGQVTLGNTVVKHEAKKVRRLYGGKVLAGFAGSTADAMTLFEKLEKRLEEFNGNLIRASVELAKDWRTDKVLRRLEAMLVAGDKEKTLLLSGAGDVIEPDEGVLAIGSGGPYAHAAAKALYENTELTAREIAERSLRIAASICIYTNSSLFVETLEW, from the coding sequence ATGCACGGTACAACAGTTATTGCAGTACGTCGTAAAAATTCTTTGGTTCTTGCCTCAGATGGGCAAGTGACCCTAGGTAATACGGTTGTAAAACACGAAGCCAAAAAGGTGAGAAGGCTCTATGGTGGAAAGGTTCTGGCTGGATTTGCGGGCTCAACTGCAGATGCCATGACGCTCTTTGAAAAACTTGAAAAACGCCTTGAAGAGTTTAATGGTAATCTCATTCGCGCATCTGTAGAGCTTGCAAAGGACTGGCGCACAGACAAGGTCTTGAGACGTCTTGAAGCCATGCTAGTGGCAGGAGATAAGGAAAAGACTCTACTTCTGTCTGGAGCAGGAGACGTAATTGAACCTGACGAAGGGGTCCTTGCCATAGGTTCTGGGGGGCCGTACGCCCACGCAGCAGCTAAAGCCCTTTATGAAAACACTGAACTAACTGCAAGAGAGATCGCTGAAAGATCTCTTAGGATAGCTGCGTCAATCTGCATATACACGAACTCTTCTCTCTTTGTCGAAACCCTTGAATGGTAG
- a CDS encoding sterol desaturase family protein, producing MNGIYKLIYSEAGIRLIFFFFVISIMAIWEILRPKRQLIENKIRRWKKNLLIIIIDSITLKLVFPVTLVSIAAGAEAAHWGLLNHFEISRPVAFIMGFLAMDLSIYLQHLMFHAVPILWRLHMVHHADMDIDVTTGLRFHPLEMILSLAIKMATISAIGPPPLAVLAFEVALNASSLFNHGNVNIAEKIDKYLRLFVVTPDMHRVHHSVIIRETNSNFGFNFPWWDRIFGTYRAQPIMGHEQITIGLSHIRYESTLGILGVLALPFTGDQGPYPINRSGADPRLLKKS from the coding sequence ATGAATGGAATTTATAAATTGATTTATAGCGAAGCTGGAATCAGGCTAATATTTTTCTTTTTTGTCATCTCAATAATGGCAATTTGGGAGATCTTGAGGCCCAAAAGGCAGTTAATAGAAAATAAGATCAGGAGATGGAAGAAAAATCTACTGATAATAATTATAGATTCGATAACTCTAAAGCTTGTCTTTCCAGTCACTCTTGTGTCTATAGCTGCTGGGGCAGAGGCTGCTCACTGGGGACTTTTAAATCATTTTGAGATCTCGAGACCTGTTGCCTTCATTATGGGCTTTTTGGCCATGGATCTCAGTATATATCTCCAGCACTTAATGTTTCATGCCGTGCCCATATTGTGGAGGCTACATATGGTCCACCACGCAGACATGGATATTGATGTTACTACTGGGCTTAGGTTTCACCCATTAGAGATGATCCTTTCACTGGCGATTAAGATGGCCACTATTTCTGCTATTGGGCCTCCTCCCCTGGCAGTACTCGCCTTTGAAGTAGCGTTAAATGCCAGCTCCTTGTTCAATCATGGGAATGTAAATATTGCTGAAAAAATAGATAAATATCTTAGGCTTTTTGTGGTAACTCCGGATATGCATCGAGTACACCATTCTGTAATTATTAGGGAGACCAATAGTAATTTTGGTTTTAATTTCCCGTGGTGGGATAGGATCTTTGGAACATATAGGGCGCAACCTATCATGGGGCATGAACAGATTACCATAGGACTATCGCACATACGTTATGAATCAACGCTTGGAATACTTGGGGTCCTTGCCCTTCCATTTACAGGGGATCAGGGGCCATATCCAATAAACAGATCAGGAGCTGATCCGAGGTTATTGAAGAAATCATGA
- a CDS encoding TatD family hydrolase: MKLIDTHAHLTSEEFKDDLGQCLEIAERKGVKAVVSVSEDIEDAKEALRLSKKFPMVYAGAGLFPTHTDFEQAEEMFSFIRENAQNLVCIGEVGLDRWKVQDPGLREIQEEIFKGFIELSKETGLPLNCHSRSAGRKTIEILIEKGAQKVQLHAFDGKASIARLGEEAGFFFSIPPSVIRSRQKQKLVKALSLSSILIETDSPVLGPDPTVRNEPQNAIMVIEAIAEIKGEPKEKVEEFVGENTKRLYSGIFRNRTQ; the protein is encoded by the coding sequence ATGAAACTAATTGATACCCACGCACACTTAACCTCTGAAGAGTTTAAAGATGATCTTGGACAATGTCTTGAAATTGCAGAAAGAAAGGGCGTCAAAGCGGTTGTAAGCGTAAGCGAAGACATTGAAGATGCCAAAGAGGCACTTCGTCTCTCAAAGAAATTTCCAATGGTTTATGCTGGGGCAGGACTGTTTCCCACTCACACGGATTTTGAACAGGCAGAGGAGATGTTTTCTTTTATTAGAGAAAATGCTCAAAATTTGGTCTGTATCGGTGAGGTGGGACTGGATCGGTGGAAGGTTCAAGATCCAGGACTAAGGGAGATTCAAGAGGAAATCTTTAAGGGATTCATAGAACTTTCCAAGGAAACTGGTCTTCCTTTAAATTGCCACAGTCGATCAGCAGGCCGAAAGACTATAGAGATTCTAATTGAAAAAGGTGCCCAGAAGGTACAGCTTCATGCCTTTGATGGAAAGGCAAGTATTGCCAGATTGGGAGAAGAAGCAGGTTTTTTCTTCTCAATACCACCTTCGGTCATTAGGTCAAGACAAAAACAAAAATTGGTCAAGGCCCTTTCTCTTTCCTCAATATTGATTGAGACAGATAGTCCAGTACTTGGCCCTGATCCAACAGTGCGCAATGAACCCCAAAATGCCATCATGGTCATTGAGGCAATAGCGGAAATAAAGGGTGAGCCAAAGGAGAAAGTTGAGGAATTTGTGGGGGAAAATACAAAGAGGCTTTATTCCGGAATATTTCGGAATCGAACCCAATAA
- a CDS encoding MinD/ParA family ATP-binding protein, translating into MMPVTISVGSGKGGTGKTLVASNIAAILSQRGKEVYLIDLDVGGADAHILYGVFKPSATLTDFLTGSQKHLHEVSTRLDTFYGLNLIVGTGETLKTANMSYATKKRLLKHIKMLKGDVVILDVGAGTSLNTLDFFISTDIQLCVSTLDPTSILDFYRFLKLSTIRKVLSSFLSTDEVSRALSQKDFQRIDEIFAFAEKIRPDARKKAENTLNGFRPALILNQVRGESTLDRLKLKHVVSKFLGITLPELGVIPWDEMVFEAIRSYMPIIEYSPGSKAAVALSKIADSLLEMIDTQIA; encoded by the coding sequence ATGATGCCAGTAACAATATCCGTAGGCTCTGGAAAAGGTGGTACTGGAAAGACTCTTGTGGCCTCGAATATAGCGGCAATTCTTTCCCAGAGAGGGAAGGAGGTCTACCTTATAGATCTCGATGTAGGTGGAGCTGATGCCCATATCCTCTACGGTGTCTTCAAACCTAGTGCTACCCTTACAGACTTTCTGACTGGTAGCCAAAAGCATCTCCATGAGGTTTCAACTAGGCTTGATACCTTCTACGGCCTAAATTTAATAGTCGGTACTGGTGAGACCTTAAAGACCGCCAATATGTCCTATGCCACCAAAAAGCGACTCCTGAAACATATCAAGATGCTCAAAGGAGATGTTGTCATATTGGATGTAGGGGCTGGAACCAGCCTCAATACGCTAGATTTTTTTATTTCGACAGATATTCAACTCTGTGTCTCTACTCTTGACCCCACTTCTATCTTGGATTTTTATAGATTTTTAAAGCTTTCTACCATAAGAAAGGTCCTTTCAAGCTTCCTGTCCACGGATGAGGTCTCACGAGCTCTCTCTCAAAAAGATTTTCAAAGAATAGATGAAATTTTTGCCTTTGCTGAAAAAATCAGGCCTGATGCCAGGAAAAAGGCGGAAAACACCTTGAATGGATTTAGACCTGCCCTTATTTTAAATCAAGTCCGGGGGGAATCTACTCTAGACAGATTAAAATTAAAGCACGTTGTATCCAAGTTTCTTGGAATAACCCTACCAGAATTGGGAGTTATTCCGTGGGACGAAATGGTCTTTGAAGCCATAAGGTCCTATATGCCCATAATTGAATACTCACCAGGGTCTAAGGCCGCAGTTGCATTGAGTAAAATAGCTGACTCTCTTCTTGAAATGATAGATACGCAAATTGCCTAA
- the xerC gene encoding tyrosine recombinase XerC, giving the protein MNSAKTALEAFKNYLESEKNYSRHTVLAYIRDVRSFLESALEEDKDFDSIDPGKVRTWLFKQAQKGIKTVTISRKLSSLKSFYTFLIREGITSNNPAHPFKLPKHRVTLPEYLNVDDVFCLIEAVQGDDVLSLRDRAIIELLYSSGLRVSELTGLNLDDCSLDLQVLRIRGKGKKERIVPFGQKAKEAIQTYLEKRHELLNKATNDSEDNEALFLNRFGKRLTQRSIQRLIKRLRIKSGVSSNCTPHTLRHSMASHLLEAGADLRAIQEMLGHESLQTTQRYTHLEISTLAKIYDKAHPRANSLNDVNDKIKRD; this is encoded by the coding sequence ATGAACTCAGCAAAAACTGCTCTAGAAGCATTTAAAAATTATCTTGAGTCAGAAAAAAATTATTCAAGACACACTGTATTAGCTTATATTAGAGATGTACGCTCTTTTTTAGAATCAGCCCTAGAGGAAGACAAAGATTTTGACTCTATAGACCCGGGGAAAGTCCGTACCTGGCTTTTTAAACAGGCCCAAAAAGGGATAAAAACCGTGACCATTTCCCGAAAGCTCTCTTCTTTAAAGAGCTTTTATACATTTTTGATACGAGAGGGCATTACATCGAATAACCCTGCCCACCCCTTTAAACTACCTAAACACAGAGTCACTCTTCCAGAATACCTCAATGTGGATGACGTGTTTTGCCTGATAGAGGCAGTCCAAGGCGACGACGTTTTAAGCCTCAGGGATAGGGCAATCATAGAACTCCTTTACAGTTCAGGTCTTAGAGTCAGCGAACTCACCGGGCTCAACCTTGATGACTGTTCCCTTGATTTACAGGTACTAAGAATCAGGGGTAAGGGCAAAAAAGAGCGTATCGTACCCTTTGGCCAAAAGGCAAAAGAGGCTATTCAGACATATTTAGAAAAAAGACATGAGCTTTTAAATAAAGCTACAAACGACTCAGAAGACAATGAGGCCTTATTCTTAAATAGATTTGGGAAAAGGCTTACTCAGCGGAGTATTCAAAGACTTATAAAAAGACTGAGGATAAAGTCTGGGGTTTCTTCCAATTGCACCCCGCATACGCTCAGGCATTCAATGGCCTCCCATCTTTTGGAGGCAGGCGCAGACCTTAGGGCGATCCAGGAGATGTTGGGCCATGAGAGTCTTCAGACAACTCAAAGATATACACATCTGGAGATCTCAACCCTGGCTAAAATATATGACAAGGCCCATCCTCGGGCAAATTCCCTTAATGACGTCAACGATAAGATCAAGAGGGACTAG
- a CDS encoding ArsR/SmtB family transcription factor — translation MLDLGGASVDDVVMVGKCIFNVYNLNMKSSPHVKLSKKLKAIQDPTRLKILTILSKSPLCVCIITEALKLAQPTISRHLSLLEEAGFIAKKRDGRLIIYGLSPEDELTEKLLSLALKETLKDRECISLFSIVEELKRNKLFPSDEIKYNDKNFKVP, via the coding sequence ATGCTAGATTTAGGTGGGGCAAGCGTTGATGACGTAGTAATGGTTGGCAAGTGTATATTCAATGTTTATAACTTAAACATGAAATCGAGCCCACATGTCAAGCTTAGTAAAAAATTAAAGGCTATCCAGGACCCAACCAGATTAAAAATTTTGACAATACTTTCCAAAAGTCCGCTTTGCGTATGTATTATAACAGAGGCCTTAAAACTCGCTCAGCCAACTATATCAAGGCATCTGAGTCTCTTAGAAGAGGCTGGTTTCATTGCCAAAAAGAGGGATGGTAGGCTTATTATCTACGGACTTTCCCCTGAGGACGAGCTAACTGAAAAACTTTTAAGTCTGGCATTAAAGGAAACATTAAAAGATAGAGAATGTATAAGCCTATTTTCTATAGTGGAGGAATTGAAGCGAAATAAATTATTCCCTTCTGATGAGATTAAGTATAATGATAAAAATTTTAAGGTTCCATGA
- a CDS encoding Smr/MutS family protein codes for MKKRPPKLSKDVDLEALFLEQANENEQLDDFGEMLEAYLENMTDEDLADSYPKTKWTFKHPPDEELDLHGLTREEALKRVDFFIENSRRWGLKIVRIITGKGLHSTSGPVLKAAVEERIVELKKSGMVSGFKWEKKKKRKSGAIVVIL; via the coding sequence ATGAAAAAAAGGCCTCCAAAGTTGAGTAAAGATGTAGACCTTGAAGCTCTTTTTCTAGAACAAGCTAATGAAAACGAGCAGCTCGACGACTTTGGTGAAATGCTTGAAGCATACCTTGAAAATATGACTGACGAAGACCTAGCAGACTCCTACCCTAAAACAAAATGGACCTTTAAACATCCACCAGATGAAGAGCTCGACCTACATGGTCTGACGAGGGAAGAAGCCCTGAAGAGAGTGGATTTTTTTATTGAAAATTCGAGGCGATGGGGTCTAAAAATAGTTCGTATCATTACTGGAAAGGGCCTCCATTCAACTTCAGGCCCTGTGCTCAAAGCTGCAGTTGAAGAGAGGATTGTAGAACTCAAAAAATCTGGGATGGTATCAGGATTTAAATGGGAAAAGAAAAAGAAAAGAAAAAGTGGGGCAATAGTCGTAATACTTTAA
- a CDS encoding PAS domain-containing hybrid sensor histidine kinase/response regulator translates to MNLKNDSICKAVFDASVEGIFVHDAKTGDILTVNKGAEILFGCSKEEIIKGSINRFSLGESPYSQKEAMLHIRKAREEGPQRFEWLSRRADGGLFWSEVSLSYTKLDGISVIIAIVRDISRQKDLEKRLSLSEARYRTLFEFMGDGVAVYEAIDDGEDFVFLDFNRAAERIENISRAEVIGRRITEVFPGIEEFGFLDVLREVHKTGIAIHYPVKYYRDERIQGWRENYVYRLPTGEIVAVYQDKTQELETEEVLMQKTDFLDKLINSMPAGVIIVNENRMFKWVSAKFEAITGYSAFEVLGSNTRFLYFDDGEYERVGKAYPLLDHGKEVDIETIWRRKDGKPINILLRGARLQKQTDRGQVVATVLDITNLKIMEEERLQMERRLRDVQRLESLGLIAGGIAHDFNNILMGIIGNAELALLRSKDGIQDNYIDAIISSSKKAAGLCKQLLAYAGKGKFETKILDVNALIEEIKQFLKLSISKDIDLEYQLQPDLPPIFIDPGLVEQIIMNLVLNASEAIEQKYNNSLKEIVRSKKIIVRTELVEFNSFCQKKCDYGENLTEGKYIKIEVEDNGCGMDEETRQRVFDPFFTTKFYGRGLGMATVMGIVRRHRGGINIESHKGKGTKVCVCLPASTGSPEIKAYSEQEVSGTLPRKPVLLVDDEPQIVKIGIEILNALGVQAKACYSGHECIEILRKDPTGFSCVICDFTMPGLTLKETLREIKKINRDLPIILSSGFSRQHVEEELKGFDMADFLQKPYSMNELRKVLQKYSK, encoded by the coding sequence ATGAACTTGAAGAATGACTCCATTTGTAAGGCTGTTTTTGATGCTTCAGTTGAGGGTATATTTGTCCACGATGCCAAGACCGGCGACATACTGACTGTGAACAAGGGCGCAGAAATCCTCTTTGGGTGTTCCAAGGAGGAGATCATCAAAGGTTCAATAAATAGATTTAGCCTCGGAGAGTCTCCTTACTCGCAAAAAGAAGCCATGCTTCATATTAGAAAGGCAAGAGAAGAAGGACCTCAACGTTTTGAATGGCTATCCAGGAGGGCAGATGGGGGCCTTTTTTGGTCAGAAGTGTCTCTTTCCTACACCAAATTAGATGGAATCAGTGTCATTATTGCAATCGTCAGAGATATTTCACGGCAAAAAGATCTGGAAAAACGTCTTAGCCTCAGCGAAGCCAGATACAGAACCCTCTTTGAATTTATGGGCGATGGGGTGGCAGTCTATGAAGCAATTGATGATGGAGAGGATTTTGTTTTTTTAGACTTTAACCGAGCAGCTGAAAGAATAGAGAATATATCGAGGGCGGAGGTCATTGGAAGACGTATTACAGAAGTTTTCCCAGGGATAGAAGAATTTGGGTTTCTAGACGTATTGAGAGAAGTCCACAAGACAGGTATAGCTATTCACTACCCAGTAAAGTATTACAGGGATGAGCGTATACAGGGATGGAGGGAAAACTATGTCTACAGGCTGCCAACTGGAGAAATAGTAGCAGTTTATCAAGATAAAACCCAAGAGCTAGAGACTGAAGAAGTCCTGATGCAGAAAACGGATTTTCTCGACAAACTCATAAATTCTATGCCAGCAGGCGTAATAATCGTTAATGAGAACAGGATGTTCAAGTGGGTTAGTGCCAAGTTTGAAGCCATTACTGGCTACTCTGCATTTGAGGTTTTAGGAAGTAACACTAGGTTTCTCTATTTTGATGACGGAGAATATGAACGGGTTGGCAAGGCCTATCCATTACTCGACCATGGGAAAGAGGTGGACATAGAGACCATCTGGAGACGAAAGGATGGCAAGCCTATCAATATATTATTGAGGGGAGCAAGGTTACAAAAACAAACTGATCGTGGCCAGGTGGTGGCAACTGTTCTCGATATAACAAATTTGAAGATAATGGAAGAAGAACGGCTTCAAATGGAAAGAAGGCTCAGAGATGTACAACGCCTAGAGAGTCTTGGCCTGATAGCAGGGGGCATTGCACATGATTTCAATAATATCCTTATGGGCATAATTGGTAATGCAGAACTTGCATTGCTGAGATCCAAAGATGGTATACAAGACAATTACATAGATGCCATTATTTCTTCGTCTAAAAAGGCGGCAGGACTTTGTAAGCAGCTTTTGGCCTATGCTGGAAAGGGCAAATTTGAGACAAAGATTTTAGATGTAAATGCACTCATTGAGGAGATAAAACAGTTTTTAAAGTTGAGTATCTCAAAAGATATTGATTTGGAATATCAATTACAACCTGATCTTCCGCCCATATTCATTGATCCAGGTCTAGTGGAACAGATAATTATGAATCTTGTACTGAATGCCTCAGAAGCCATTGAGCAGAAGTACAATAATTCTTTAAAGGAGATTGTCCGAAGTAAAAAAATCATAGTTCGCACTGAATTGGTTGAGTTTAATTCGTTTTGCCAAAAAAAATGCGATTATGGAGAAAATTTAACAGAGGGGAAATATATAAAAATTGAAGTTGAGGACAATGGCTGTGGAATGGACGAGGAAACCAGGCAAAGGGTCTTTGATCCATTTTTTACCACAAAATTTTATGGCAGAGGGCTTGGAATGGCCACGGTCATGGGCATAGTAAGAAGGCACAGGGGGGGGATTAATATTGAAAGTCATAAGGGAAAAGGCACTAAAGTATGTGTATGTCTTCCTGCTTCGACTGGTAGCCCAGAAATAAAAGCATACTCCGAACAGGAGGTTAGTGGCACACTTCCTAGAAAACCTGTCCTTTTAGTGGACGATGAACCGCAGATAGTGAAGATTGGAATTGAGATATTAAATGCCCTTGGAGTCCAGGCAAAGGCCTGTTACAGCGGGCATGAGTGTATTGAGATCTTGAGAAAGGATCCAACTGGTTTCAGTTGTGTAATTTGTGATTTTACTATGCCAGGATTAACATTGAAAGAGACTTTACGCGAGATAAAAAAGATCAACAGAGATCTTCCGATTATTTTATCGAGCGGTTTTTCGAGACAGCATGTTGAAGAAGAGCTAAAGGGGTTTGATATGGCAGATTTTTTGCAAAAGCCCTACTCCATGAACGAATTAAGAAAGGTTTTGCAAAAATATTCCAAGTGA
- a CDS encoding YgiQ family radical SAM protein, producing the protein MGKEKEKKKWGNSRNTLSQKCFLPVTRQECLERGWYEVDVVLVTGDAYVDHPSFGVAMIGRLLEKNGLKVAVLSQPRHQDPEDFRRFGRPRLFFGITSGNLDSICSNYTGNARVRQKDVYSPFGNPYFGRQRQRQNRRRPDRACIRYTQLAKEAYKDAIVVLGGIEASLRRFTHYDYQQEALRSSILTDSKADILVYGMGERAILEIAKRLLLGKDLFGIKGTCIPLSDKKATKLVKAKTAVVLPPFEKIVKEPALFLEAELIVDRHSRSFSTVPVLQRQKANWVLQEPPQAPLSAKELDELYSLPFMRLAHPRYPDVPASRMIRNSVTIIRGCPGNCSFCAINRHQGTQVYWRSIDSIIKELETIKDTPAFDGVITDLGGPTANLFGATCALNPNESNGIGKGICKRHDCLYPTPCKNLRIDEDAFLELLKEVKKIKGIKRIFISSGLRMELLLRTPRLCREIFENHMPGRIKIAPEHTEDEVLELMHKPTGKLLEEFLLFTRSLGLKGKKRPRFSAYFISAHPGCGAEHMKRACEKIKRFALDRIEVQDFTATPGTISTAMYVSGLHRDRLCPIFVPKKRGERKEQRNIIMGCAK; encoded by the coding sequence ATGGGAAAAGAAAAAGAAAAGAAAAAGTGGGGCAATAGTCGTAATACTTTAAGTCAGAAGTGTTTTTTACCTGTAACCAGGCAGGAATGCCTTGAAAGGGGTTGGTACGAGGTTGACGTGGTACTCGTTACTGGAGATGCCTATGTTGATCACCCCTCATTCGGAGTGGCAATGATCGGACGTCTCCTTGAAAAAAATGGTCTCAAAGTCGCTGTCCTTTCACAACCAAGACATCAAGACCCTGAGGACTTCAGACGCTTTGGAAGACCTAGGCTCTTTTTTGGAATAACTTCAGGGAATCTAGACTCTATCTGTTCCAACTATACGGGAAACGCAAGGGTTAGGCAAAAGGACGTCTATAGCCCCTTCGGAAACCCTTACTTTGGTAGACAAAGGCAAAGGCAAAACAGAAGACGTCCTGATAGGGCCTGTATACGCTATACCCAGCTTGCAAAAGAGGCATACAAAGATGCCATTGTGGTATTGGGAGGGATTGAGGCATCATTAAGGAGATTTACCCATTATGACTATCAACAGGAGGCTCTGAGGTCTTCAATACTCACAGACTCCAAGGCAGACATCCTTGTCTATGGCATGGGCGAACGGGCAATACTTGAGATCGCCAAAAGGCTCCTCCTAGGAAAAGACCTTTTTGGAATTAAAGGAACCTGCATACCATTAAGCGATAAAAAGGCGACTAAACTCGTCAAAGCAAAGACCGCCGTAGTGCTTCCCCCCTTTGAAAAGATTGTAAAGGAACCTGCCCTCTTCTTAGAGGCAGAGCTAATTGTTGATAGACATTCAAGGAGTTTTTCAACTGTTCCAGTTTTACAGAGGCAGAAGGCGAACTGGGTACTACAAGAACCCCCTCAAGCCCCCCTGTCTGCCAAGGAACTTGATGAATTGTATTCACTGCCGTTTATGCGTCTGGCTCATCCCAGATACCCTGATGTACCTGCATCCCGCATGATAAGAAATTCCGTGACGATTATAAGGGGATGTCCTGGTAATTGCTCCTTTTGCGCCATAAATAGGCACCAGGGCACGCAAGTCTACTGGCGCTCAATCGACTCCATCATAAAAGAGCTCGAGACCATAAAAGATACGCCCGCTTTTGATGGAGTCATAACAGACCTCGGAGGCCCTACTGCAAATCTCTTTGGTGCAACCTGCGCCTTGAATCCTAATGAATCCAATGGAATTGGAAAGGGAATTTGCAAAAGGCACGACTGTCTTTACCCAACCCCTTGTAAAAATTTGAGAATTGACGAGGACGCATTCCTCGAACTCTTGAAAGAGGTGAAGAAGATTAAGGGAATAAAAAGGATTTTTATCTCGTCAGGCCTTAGGATGGAATTACTTTTAAGGACCCCCAGGCTTTGTCGTGAAATCTTTGAAAATCACATGCCTGGCAGAATCAAGATAGCTCCTGAACACACCGAAGACGAGGTCCTTGAGTTAATGCATAAACCTACAGGCAAACTTTTAGAGGAATTTCTATTATTTACCAGATCGTTGGGGCTGAAAGGGAAAAAGCGACCGCGATTTTCCGCATATTTTATTTCTGCACACCCTGGATGTGGGGCAGAACACATGAAAAGGGCCTGTGAAAAAATAAAGAGATTTGCCCTGGATAGGATAGAGGTGCAGGACTTTACTGCCACCCCTGGTACTATCTCCACTGCAATGTACGTATCAGGCCTCCATAGGGACCGACTTTGCCCGATATTTGTGCCCAAAAAGAGGGGGGAAAGAAAGGAACAGAGAAATATCATAATGGGATGCGCCAAATAA
- the yfcD gene encoding NUDIX hydrolase YfcD, whose protein sequence is MEEEVLIVDEHNNAIGSAPRSVMRAKNLPHRATYCLVFNSDGRLFIQKRTATKDIYPSHWDICAGGVVLKDESYEEAAQRELAEELGVSGVELEFLFDFFFKDENNSVWGRAFKCIHNGPFVLQEEEVEKGMFISIEDLFEMTKREPFTPDGILLLERLRKEGHLKLK, encoded by the coding sequence ATGGAAGAAGAAGTTCTAATAGTTGATGAACACAATAACGCCATAGGTTCTGCTCCACGGAGCGTCATGAGGGCAAAAAACCTCCCGCACAGGGCCACATATTGCCTGGTCTTTAATAGTGATGGAAGGCTTTTCATCCAAAAACGGACTGCAACCAAAGACATTTATCCTTCTCATTGGGATATATGCGCAGGGGGAGTTGTGCTCAAGGACGAATCATATGAAGAGGCTGCCCAAAGAGAGCTCGCTGAAGAGCTAGGAGTAAGTGGAGTTGAACTGGAATTTCTCTTTGATTTTTTCTTTAAAGATGAAAACAATTCTGTATGGGGTAGAGCCTTTAAGTGTATTCACAATGGTCCATTTGTGCTTCAGGAAGAAGAGGTTGAAAAAGGTATGTTTATTTCAATAGAAGATCTCTTTGAAATGACCAAGCGTGAACCATTCACCCCAGATGGGATATTACTGTTAGAGCGCCTTCGAAAAGAAGGTCATCTTAAACTCAAATGA